The following proteins are encoded in a genomic region of Planococcus lenghuensis:
- a CDS encoding glycosyltransferase: MSKKVLFISDHGDPLAELGGKQAGGQNNYVKQLALALEDIGWQVDVATHWCETSAPRIEHFGQNCRVIRIAAGEKGFVPKDKMFGMLSAFYRELKTAVDLSSYDVTHTHYYLSGLIGIKVRDEYAIPFVHTSHSLGWAKTEATGIRDERREQAETEILQTADYILATTKSEKLLIQERVENPAPIQVIPIGVDAAFRTFGSRKQLRKNLGHSEPLFVFAGRLEETKGIFTLLEAFQILMKRNSGEFHPSLLLAGGEPDSINPENGLPYDERLRTAVNGAEGQVQFLGPQTQEQLAELFNAATATLVPSHYESFGMVAAEAQACGSPVIASNVGGLKNVVRDGITGLLTEGGNAHDLAVAMEVLAVNSILAERMSRRAEEVANQEFQWPSISKQVNSLYEVIADVRSNTYFGDRFGRDASGRS, encoded by the coding sequence ATGTCAAAAAAAGTGTTATTCATTTCAGACCACGGTGATCCACTCGCAGAGCTTGGCGGGAAACAGGCTGGCGGACAAAATAACTATGTGAAACAGCTGGCACTTGCACTTGAAGACATTGGCTGGCAAGTGGATGTTGCAACCCATTGGTGTGAAACTTCTGCCCCCCGGATTGAACATTTCGGTCAGAATTGCCGGGTCATTCGGATTGCTGCCGGCGAGAAAGGGTTCGTCCCGAAAGATAAAATGTTTGGCATGCTGTCCGCATTCTATAGAGAGTTGAAAACAGCTGTTGATTTGTCCTCTTATGATGTCACCCACACCCACTACTACTTATCCGGTTTAATCGGCATAAAAGTCAGAGACGAGTATGCCATTCCATTTGTCCATACCTCCCACTCGCTCGGCTGGGCAAAAACAGAAGCTACCGGAATCCGCGACGAGCGGCGGGAACAGGCAGAAACAGAGATCCTGCAGACCGCCGATTATATTCTCGCAACGACTAAAAGCGAAAAATTACTTATCCAGGAACGCGTCGAAAATCCGGCACCTATTCAAGTCATCCCTATCGGCGTGGATGCAGCGTTCCGCACATTCGGCAGCCGGAAGCAGTTGCGTAAAAATCTCGGACACAGCGAGCCCTTGTTTGTCTTCGCCGGGCGTTTGGAAGAAACAAAAGGTATTTTCACTTTACTGGAAGCCTTCCAGATTCTGATGAAGCGAAACAGCGGCGAATTCCACCCTTCTCTTCTGTTGGCAGGCGGCGAACCGGATTCCATCAATCCGGAGAACGGACTGCCATATGACGAGAGACTGCGCACTGCAGTCAATGGCGCAGAAGGGCAGGTGCAGTTCCTCGGCCCTCAAACACAGGAACAGCTGGCGGAACTGTTCAATGCTGCGACGGCAACCTTGGTGCCCAGTCACTACGAGTCATTCGGAATGGTAGCGGCGGAAGCACAAGCTTGTGGCAGCCCGGTAATTGCATCGAATGTCGGCGGTCTGAAAAACGTGGTCCGCGATGGTATCACCGGTCTCCTGACAGAAGGCGGCAATGCCCATGACCTTGCAGTTGCCATGGAAGTACTGGCTGTGAATTCCATTCTTGCCGAGCGTATGAGCCGGCGGGCGGAAGAAGTTGCCAATCAGGAATTTCAATGGCCTTCCATATCCAAACAAGTAAATTCTTTGTATGAGGTGATTGCAGATGTACGGAGCAACACATATTTTGGCGACCGATTTGGACGGGACGCTAGTGGGCGATCCTGA
- a CDS encoding aldehyde dehydrogenase family protein yields the protein MANYTDLNLQFINGSWRAGAGSAEIDVMNPYTQQSVTRIQSASQQDIDEAYESAKAAQKEWAEVNAFEKARVMEKAVHIMEERREELIRILVEDAGSTRIKANVEVDFTIAITRHSAAFPMRMEGTMPPSIIPGKENHVYRKPLGVVGIIGPFNFPMYLAMRSVAPAIATGNAVVVKPASQTPLSGGTLLGKIFEEAGVPAGIINVVMPKTSEIGDGFVEHPIPRMISFTGSTGVGQHIGEIAGRMIKKTVLELGGNNPLVVLDDADIPLAIQGAAFGKFMHSGQICMAVNRIIVHKDVYDEFAKGFVALAKGLKHGDPTKEDTLIGPLIDQNSVQRLLGEVEKAKQEGAEVLLEGEVEGNVMTPFILKGTNDMTTAKNEMFGPVVTIIPVDSEEEALRVANDTEYGLSGAVHAGTDSKAMAFARKMETGMVHINDQSVNDEPLVAFGGEKNSGIGRFGGDWSLDEFTTFQWVSVQNTSRKYPF from the coding sequence ATGGCGAATTACACGGACTTGAATCTGCAATTTATCAATGGCAGCTGGAGAGCAGGGGCCGGCTCAGCGGAAATAGATGTTATGAATCCGTATACACAGCAAAGCGTAACCCGTATTCAATCTGCAAGCCAGCAGGATATAGACGAAGCATATGAGTCAGCCAAAGCGGCTCAGAAGGAATGGGCAGAAGTGAATGCGTTTGAAAAAGCCCGGGTAATGGAAAAAGCAGTGCACATTATGGAAGAACGACGGGAGGAATTGATCCGCATACTTGTTGAAGATGCCGGTTCTACCCGGATCAAAGCAAACGTTGAAGTTGACTTCACCATCGCGATTACCCGTCACTCTGCAGCTTTCCCGATGCGTATGGAAGGCACAATGCCACCGTCGATCATTCCCGGAAAAGAGAATCACGTATACCGCAAACCGCTGGGCGTTGTCGGTATCATCGGCCCCTTCAACTTTCCGATGTATCTGGCGATGCGGTCGGTTGCACCTGCAATTGCAACAGGCAATGCAGTCGTGGTGAAACCGGCATCCCAGACACCGCTGTCAGGCGGAACGCTTCTGGGGAAAATTTTTGAAGAGGCAGGCGTACCTGCGGGAATCATCAATGTGGTAATGCCAAAAACGAGTGAAATCGGCGACGGCTTTGTTGAGCACCCGATTCCACGCATGATTTCGTTCACCGGTTCAACTGGCGTTGGCCAGCATATCGGTGAAATTGCAGGCCGCATGATCAAAAAAACAGTGCTTGAGCTCGGCGGCAATAATCCGCTTGTGGTCCTTGACGATGCGGACATCCCGCTTGCGATTCAAGGTGCAGCATTCGGGAAGTTCATGCACAGCGGGCAAATCTGCATGGCAGTCAACCGAATTATTGTGCATAAGGATGTTTATGATGAATTTGCCAAAGGTTTTGTAGCGCTGGCAAAAGGTTTGAAGCATGGAGATCCGACAAAAGAAGATACGCTGATTGGGCCGCTCATCGACCAGAACTCCGTCCAGCGGCTTCTCGGTGAAGTGGAAAAAGCGAAACAGGAAGGCGCGGAAGTACTGCTTGAAGGGGAAGTCGAAGGCAATGTGATGACGCCGTTCATCCTGAAAGGGACGAATGACATGACAACGGCTAAGAATGAGATGTTCGGTCCTGTTGTCACCATCATTCCGGTGGACAGTGAAGAAGAAGCGTTGCGTGTTGCGAATGATACAGAGTACGGACTCAGCGGCGCGGTTCATGCCGGCACGGACAGTAAAGCGATGGCGTTCGCCCGCAAAATGGAAACCGGTATGGTCCATATTAATGACCAAAGCGTTAATGATGAACCGCTTGTTGCATTCGGCGGTGAAAAGAATTCAGGTATCGGCCGTTTCGGCGGCGACTGGTCGCTGGATGAATTCACGACATTCCAATGGGTATCGGTACAGAACACATCCCGAAAATACCCTTTCTAA
- a CDS encoding MBL fold metallo-hydrolase has translation MERSSSTNRFQPLSSVRSGDGVQITPDVYGFTTQIVNVYMIGNPAESNKWVLVDAGMPRQADKVLSAAAERFGEDHQLQAILLTQGHFDHVGGLIDILEQHPVPVYAHPEELPYITGKKDYPKGDSTVEGGLVAKISPEFPVEGINIGKHAHPLPADGSVPGLPEWKWIHTPGYTQGHVSYFREQDRLLIVGDAFLTVQQDSLFNVLSQKTNISGPPPSFTLDWDAAENSVQKLAALKPSIAAPGHGKPVKGAELVEGLGMLSNEFDEIAKPDHGRFVDDK, from the coding sequence GTGGAAAGAAGTTCATCAACAAACCGCTTCCAGCCGCTTTCTTCTGTCAGAAGTGGAGATGGCGTTCAGATTACGCCGGATGTTTACGGATTTACGACACAGATTGTCAATGTTTACATGATCGGCAATCCGGCGGAAAGCAATAAATGGGTACTGGTTGATGCCGGCATGCCGCGCCAGGCAGACAAGGTCCTGTCTGCAGCAGCAGAACGCTTCGGTGAAGATCACCAGCTGCAGGCGATCCTGCTGACACAAGGACATTTTGACCATGTCGGCGGGCTGATTGATATTCTGGAACAGCATCCGGTGCCGGTCTATGCGCATCCCGAAGAACTGCCTTACATTACAGGAAAGAAAGATTATCCGAAAGGAGATTCAACTGTCGAAGGCGGCCTGGTTGCCAAGATATCCCCGGAATTCCCTGTGGAAGGAATCAACATCGGGAAACACGCCCATCCACTTCCCGCGGATGGTTCGGTGCCTGGCCTGCCTGAGTGGAAGTGGATTCATACGCCTGGCTATACACAAGGACATGTTTCTTATTTCCGGGAACAGGATCGTCTTCTCATTGTCGGCGATGCGTTTCTGACCGTGCAGCAAGATTCCTTGTTTAACGTTCTTTCCCAAAAGACAAACATCAGTGGCCCTCCCCCTTCCTTCACCCTTGACTGGGATGCCGCCGAAAACTCTGTACAAAAGCTGGCAGCGCTCAAGCCGTCGATTGCCGCACCGGGACATGGCAAACCGGTCAAGGGTGCGGAACTGGTTGAAGGCCTTGGAATGCTTTCCAATGAATTTGATGAAATCGCCAAACCCGATCACGGCCGGTTCGTTGATGACAAATGA
- a CDS encoding MBL fold metallo-hydrolase has protein sequence MERSSSTDRFQPLTSTKSKDGIEITPDVYGFTTQIVNVYMIGNPAKSKDWILVDAGMPLRANTILEKAAERFGDDHRLKAILLTHGHFDHIGGLIDILEKHPVPVYAHPEELPYITGQKDYPQADPTVEGGMLAKLSIEFPVKGIDISEHANPLPADGAVPGLPEWNWYHTPGHSDGHISFFRERDRFLIVGDAFLTVKQDSLFDVLFQRKKVSGPPVYLTTDWTAAKNSVQQLRALEPSIAAPGHGKPVIGSDLAEGLTKLSARFDEVARPDHGKYIKGK, from the coding sequence ATGGAGAGGAGCTCCTCAACAGACCGGTTTCAGCCGCTGACATCCACAAAAAGTAAAGATGGCATTGAAATTACACCTGATGTTTATGGTTTTACAACTCAGATTGTGAATGTTTATATGATCGGCAATCCGGCGAAAAGCAAAGATTGGATACTCGTCGATGCGGGGATGCCTCTCCGTGCAAATACCATCCTGGAAAAAGCGGCAGAGCGCTTCGGCGACGATCACCGGCTGAAGGCCATCCTGCTGACACATGGCCATTTCGATCATATCGGCGGGCTCATTGATATTCTCGAAAAGCATCCTGTGCCGGTCTATGCCCACCCAGAAGAACTGCCCTACATTACCGGACAGAAAGATTACCCGCAGGCGGATCCGACTGTTGAAGGCGGCATGCTTGCGAAGCTGTCCATTGAATTCCCGGTAAAAGGGATCGATATCTCCGAGCACGCGAATCCCCTCCCGGCGGACGGCGCGGTTCCGGGCCTGCCTGAATGGAACTGGTATCACACGCCCGGTCATTCAGACGGCCACATCTCTTTTTTCAGAGAGCGCGACCGCTTCCTGATCGTTGGCGATGCTTTTCTCACAGTAAAACAGGATTCCCTCTTCGACGTACTCTTTCAACGGAAAAAGGTCAGCGGTCCCCCTGTTTACTTGACTACCGACTGGACGGCTGCAAAAAATTCCGTGCAGCAGCTTAGAGCGCTTGAACCATCGATTGCCGCGCCGGGACACGGAAAACCCGTCATCGGTTCAGATTTGGCAGAAGGCCTGACAAAACTGTCTGCCCGTTTTGATGAAGTCGCACGCCCGGATCATGGAAAGTACATTAAAGGAAAATGA
- a CDS encoding MBL fold metallo-hydrolase, with protein sequence MERSSSTDKLQPLSSVQSGEGIDVTPDIYGLTVQFANVYMISNPNNAKEWVLFDAGTPGSSEVILAEAAERFGEDHKLQAVVLSHGHFDHVGGLIGILEKHPAPVYAHPEELPHLTGKMDYPRPDPTVEGGLIAKMSPEFPTEAIDISEHVKALPEDGTIPELPEWTWYHTPGHSFGHISLFRERDKALIVGDAFLTVKQDSLPNVTMQERGFWGPPVYLTPEWEAAKKSVQKLRELEPEIAAPGHGLPAMGKELKEGLADLAENFDEKAKPDYGRFVDNE encoded by the coding sequence ATGGAACGAAGTTCATCCACAGACAAATTGCAGCCATTATCCTCAGTGCAAAGCGGTGAAGGGATTGATGTTACACCGGATATTTACGGCCTGACCGTTCAATTCGCAAACGTCTATATGATCAGCAATCCAAATAATGCTAAAGAATGGGTGCTGTTTGATGCAGGTACACCAGGATCTTCAGAAGTCATCCTTGCAGAAGCGGCTGAACGGTTTGGTGAAGATCATAAACTCCAGGCTGTCGTGCTCAGCCACGGACATTTCGACCATGTCGGCGGGCTGATCGGAATTCTGGAAAAGCATCCGGCACCAGTCTATGCCCATCCGGAAGAATTGCCGCATCTGACCGGTAAGATGGATTACCCACGGCCCGATCCGACGGTTGAAGGCGGACTGATCGCGAAAATGTCGCCTGAATTCCCGACAGAAGCCATTGATATTTCCGAGCATGTTAAAGCGCTCCCGGAAGATGGTACGATTCCCGAATTACCGGAATGGACATGGTATCATACGCCCGGGCATTCATTCGGCCATATTTCCTTGTTCCGGGAAAGAGATAAAGCCTTAATCGTCGGTGATGCCTTCCTGACCGTGAAACAGGATTCTCTGCCAAATGTGACCATGCAGGAAAGAGGATTCTGGGGACCGCCTGTTTATTTGACGCCGGAATGGGAAGCAGCCAAAAAATCCGTACAAAAGTTAAGAGAACTCGAACCGGAGATTGCCGCACCCGGCCATGGCTTGCCGGCCATGGGTAAAGAACTCAAAGAAGGTTTGGCCGATCTCGCGGAAAATTTCGATGAGAAAGCGAAACCTGATTATGGCCGATTTGTTGATAATGAATGA
- a CDS encoding NAD(P)/FAD-dependent oxidoreductase, whose product MQSMIIIGGGILGASAAYHAARTGADVTVIDRNEPGQATGAAAGIVCPWLSQRRNQAWYTLVKNGAAYYPQLIRMLEEDGEKETGYKKTGLIVMNDDNKLSQIEERALKRREDAPQIGEVRKQSAAETQEMYPFAGEEFSSLFVEGAARVNGRELRDALMRAAAAKGVKFVTGNAQLLVENGRAVGVRTEAGELQAQSVIATAGAWAAELFRPLGLELNVKAQKAQIVHLQTAQPTEDFPVVMGLYGQYAVPYENGRVAVGATHENEAGYDLRQTAGGIHSILDKAFAVSPGLAEAEFVETRVGFRPLLPDSVTAVGAVPGIRNLYAANGLGSSGLTAGPYVGSQLAKLVLGEATDLDFDSYVLGRFLKEIK is encoded by the coding sequence ATGCAATCAATGATTATAATCGGCGGCGGAATCCTTGGTGCGTCCGCCGCGTATCATGCAGCCAGAACCGGTGCGGACGTGACCGTGATCGACCGGAATGAACCCGGGCAGGCGACAGGGGCAGCTGCAGGCATTGTCTGTCCATGGCTATCACAGCGCCGCAATCAGGCGTGGTATACGTTAGTGAAAAATGGGGCGGCTTATTATCCGCAATTGATCCGGATGCTGGAAGAAGACGGGGAAAAAGAGACCGGCTATAAAAAGACGGGATTGATTGTCATGAATGATGATAATAAATTGTCCCAGATCGAAGAGCGGGCGCTGAAGCGAAGGGAAGATGCTCCGCAGATCGGAGAAGTGCGAAAGCAGTCAGCGGCAGAAACGCAGGAGATGTATCCATTTGCCGGCGAAGAATTCAGCTCATTGTTTGTGGAAGGAGCTGCACGAGTGAATGGCCGGGAATTACGCGACGCGCTCATGCGTGCTGCTGCCGCGAAAGGCGTGAAATTTGTGACAGGGAATGCGCAGTTGCTTGTAGAGAACGGACGAGCGGTTGGCGTCCGGACAGAAGCGGGGGAACTGCAGGCGCAGAGCGTGATTGCAACGGCTGGCGCTTGGGCGGCGGAGCTGTTTCGGCCACTGGGGCTTGAACTCAATGTAAAAGCGCAAAAAGCCCAAATCGTCCATTTACAGACTGCGCAGCCAACAGAAGATTTCCCGGTTGTCATGGGGCTCTATGGACAATACGCAGTTCCATACGAAAACGGCCGGGTGGCAGTCGGTGCAACCCATGAAAACGAAGCCGGTTACGATTTAAGGCAGACAGCGGGCGGAATCCACAGTATCCTCGATAAAGCCTTCGCGGTATCACCAGGACTCGCGGAAGCGGAATTCGTGGAAACGCGTGTCGGTTTCCGGCCGCTCCTTCCTGACTCGGTCACTGCTGTTGGAGCGGTGCCGGGTATTCGGAACTTATATGCCGCGAACGGACTTGGCTCATCCGGACTTACCGCCGGGCCATACGTCGGTTCGCAGCTGGCAAAACTTGTGCTCGGTGAAGCGACGGATCTGGACTTTGACTCATATGTTCTCGGGCGTTTCCTGAAGGAAATAAAGTGA
- a CDS encoding helix-turn-helix domain-containing protein produces METLGGRIRKLRKAKGLTLQALAGEGLSKGMLSLIENGKAKPSMESLTYIVESLGIEVNELLEEIPSAALRELLQQAERLYQTPLGELEQRQENHLKVRRLIEPLLGSLPLRYESARLLELYSRALYYLQTDAWEQSLAQAESMYEELHLINHVADIQLFRVMRFFHNRQYAQALTMIQEAWQALTEQGMVLDPLKQLDFTYCEAVLYFAVDDFEQAVSKMNEAIAFAKEKRIFYRIEDLYRLASMSAMLRGEVTDKDLYIRKLRQYAEFADHAETALFADIIEAHYLNTFAGQYAAAAELLDRHLGSVGDLDGSFLFLEKGKALYGLGHPEEALSWFKDYEMYEHLHHPFDLAIHYEREVYMALIHEQADELESARELAEIAHENFKPLPDSPYKRFAEDIWKRLTMNQ; encoded by the coding sequence ATGGAAACACTCGGTGGACGAATCCGGAAACTCCGGAAAGCAAAAGGCCTGACGCTGCAGGCACTGGCAGGAGAAGGACTTTCCAAAGGCATGCTGAGCCTGATTGAAAATGGAAAAGCCAAGCCTTCTATGGAAAGTTTGACCTATATTGTAGAAAGTTTAGGAATTGAAGTGAATGAATTGCTTGAGGAAATTCCGTCTGCCGCGCTGCGTGAGTTGCTGCAACAAGCAGAACGGCTCTATCAGACGCCGCTTGGTGAACTGGAGCAGCGGCAGGAGAATCATTTGAAAGTTCGCAGGCTGATTGAACCCTTGCTGGGCAGTCTGCCGCTCCGCTATGAATCAGCTCGCCTCCTTGAACTCTATAGCCGGGCACTGTATTACTTGCAGACAGACGCGTGGGAACAGTCCCTGGCACAAGCAGAATCCATGTACGAAGAGCTCCATCTCATTAATCACGTGGCTGATATTCAATTATTCCGCGTCATGCGCTTTTTTCATAACCGGCAATACGCACAAGCGCTCACGATGATTCAGGAGGCCTGGCAGGCTTTAACGGAACAGGGCATGGTTCTGGATCCGTTAAAGCAGTTGGATTTCACTTATTGTGAAGCAGTTCTTTATTTTGCAGTGGATGACTTTGAACAGGCGGTCAGTAAAATGAACGAAGCGATCGCCTTCGCAAAAGAGAAGCGGATCTTCTACCGGATTGAAGATCTGTACCGGCTCGCCAGTATGAGCGCAATGTTGCGGGGGGAAGTTACAGACAAGGATTTGTATATCCGGAAGCTCAGGCAGTATGCGGAATTTGCCGATCATGCGGAAACCGCCCTGTTTGCAGATATCATTGAAGCGCATTACTTGAACACCTTTGCCGGACAGTACGCCGCTGCTGCCGAACTTCTTGACCGGCACCTCGGTTCTGTCGGCGACTTGGACGGCTCATTTCTATTCCTTGAAAAAGGAAAAGCGCTTTATGGACTCGGTCATCCCGAAGAAGCACTCAGCTGGTTTAAAGACTACGAAATGTACGAGCACTTGCATCACCCGTTTGATTTGGCGATTCATTATGAGAGGGAAGTATATATGGCGCTCATTCATGAACAGGCGGATGAGCTTGAGTCGGCCCGGGAGCTCGCTGAAATTGCCCATGAGAATTTCAAGCCACTCCCCGATTCTCCGTACAAGCGATTTGCTGAAGATATATGGAAGCGGCTGACTATGAACCAATAA
- a CDS encoding MFS transporter: protein MDIAQKRKHATYHLYTFTVSKLISTFGSSVYAFGISLFVLSLTGSAASFAVNLICSILPRTLLAPVAGFAADRYSKKIIVILAQVASMASVSGLLLYSLIAGLSLPSIYITTALVAASSQFASVTFSSSIANLIDPDRIQRAMAYNQSAVSLASIGGPVIGGMLFGFVSMEVFLLIQVTAYLTAVLLESTMNFRLFTNRDSEVAPEDQERMLSSLKKGRVYLRNNRVISVIVSSAIGINFFFSALQVGLAFIVVEELAIPSEHYGFIEAMIFVGMLAASVYFSIRKEVQYPLLFSKWGILILAVQLGGIGLPLVFDMSQWAATSYFLILMFCFGFTNVCINTPIGVMLQKDVDEAYRGRIFGLLESMAMAMMPLGMLIFGLLFDAVPAQRVTGSSAICLIVLVCYLMRPSVIREAYPEKKVGLRKEVGVR, encoded by the coding sequence GTGGACATTGCACAGAAACGAAAGCACGCGACTTATCATTTATACACATTCACGGTCAGCAAACTCATCTCGACATTTGGCAGCAGTGTGTATGCGTTTGGCATTAGCCTGTTTGTTCTGTCTTTGACAGGTTCAGCAGCGAGTTTTGCTGTAAATCTTATCTGCAGTATTCTGCCGCGGACGCTATTGGCGCCGGTTGCCGGTTTTGCAGCTGACCGGTATTCCAAAAAGATAATTGTCATACTTGCCCAAGTGGCAAGTATGGCCTCGGTCAGCGGTTTGCTGCTGTACAGCCTGATTGCCGGATTATCCCTTCCGTCCATTTACATTACTACGGCACTGGTGGCGGCAAGCTCCCAATTTGCAAGTGTTACTTTCTCATCTTCAATTGCCAATCTTATCGACCCTGACCGCATTCAGCGGGCGATGGCGTATAACCAGTCGGCGGTTTCACTGGCTTCCATCGGTGGCCCGGTTATCGGCGGCATGTTATTCGGCTTTGTGTCCATGGAGGTGTTCCTGTTGATTCAAGTTACGGCTTATTTAACGGCTGTCCTGCTGGAATCCACGATGAATTTCCGGCTTTTCACGAACCGGGACAGTGAAGTGGCTCCTGAAGATCAGGAGCGGATGCTGAGTTCTCTGAAAAAAGGACGGGTTTATCTCCGGAACAACCGGGTGATCAGTGTTATTGTCAGCTCAGCCATCGGCATTAACTTCTTTTTTTCAGCGCTTCAGGTAGGTCTTGCTTTTATCGTAGTCGAGGAACTGGCAATCCCTTCGGAACATTACGGGTTTATCGAAGCAATGATATTTGTTGGCATGCTGGCTGCGTCGGTTTATTTCTCAATTCGGAAAGAGGTGCAATATCCGCTTTTGTTTTCCAAATGGGGAATTTTGATCCTGGCCGTGCAACTTGGCGGAATTGGGTTGCCACTGGTGTTTGATATGTCCCAATGGGCAGCGACTTCCTACTTTCTGATTCTGATGTTCTGCTTCGGCTTCACGAATGTGTGCATCAACACACCGATTGGCGTCATGCTGCAGAAAGACGTGGATGAAGCCTATCGCGGACGGATTTTTGGCTTGCTGGAATCAATGGCAATGGCGATGATGCCACTTGGCATGTTGATATTCGGCTTGCTGTTTGATGCGGTTCCGGCTCAAAGGGTGACAGGAAGCAGTGCTATCTGTCTGATAGTATTGGTTTGTTATTTAATGCGTCCTTCTGTGATACGGGAAGCTTATCCTGAGAAGAAGGTAGGTCTTAGGAAGGAAGTAGGTGTTCGGTGA
- a CDS encoding ABC transporter substrate-binding protein encodes MKAWQKTGLTMTSALLVLSGCGGFSTSNESEEEVALEEEGVEIVDFWTFWGSETRRPIIDKIVADFNESQDEIEVVHSYYPWGDIWTKELAAIGAGDPPDVVINNINSTRLRAQEEQAENLTEIMGDNDIADRFYPELWESVLYEGEAYALPFNTDTQILFYNKDAFEEAGLDPEAPPATWAELEEYALTLDEKSGDEYEQIGFYPLWGMGYDVWLLNANGENYIDQEGNVSLNTETNVDVLNWLSAWRDRLGADTVDSFQAKFESNQGHPFLSGELAMMAANMNFYTQIRDYAPDLNFGVAPLPAYEAGAPNTSWGGGFVAEIPKGSDSPEAALEFMKYLTDVEAQTYWAVKNFDIVANIEAAELAAESEELSEDGQMVYETGTENMEYTLQTPVPTMAPDFYTLVNPEVDEFFLGEQSAEEALQNAQDAVENLVEQNQ; translated from the coding sequence ATGAAAGCATGGCAAAAAACAGGCCTGACCATGACCAGTGCATTGCTCGTTCTGTCCGGATGCGGCGGATTCAGCACATCAAATGAATCAGAAGAGGAAGTTGCGCTGGAAGAAGAAGGCGTCGAAATCGTCGATTTTTGGACGTTCTGGGGTTCAGAAACGCGCCGGCCGATTATTGACAAGATCGTAGCGGATTTCAACGAATCACAGGACGAGATTGAAGTTGTTCACTCTTACTATCCTTGGGGAGACATCTGGACAAAAGAACTTGCGGCGATTGGTGCAGGGGACCCGCCGGATGTAGTTATCAATAACATCAACTCAACCCGTCTCCGGGCACAAGAGGAGCAAGCGGAAAATCTGACGGAAATCATGGGCGATAATGACATCGCTGATCGTTTCTATCCGGAACTGTGGGAATCAGTGCTTTATGAAGGCGAGGCGTATGCGTTGCCGTTCAACACAGATACACAGATTTTATTCTATAACAAAGATGCTTTTGAAGAAGCAGGCCTTGATCCTGAAGCGCCGCCTGCAACATGGGCAGAACTTGAAGAATATGCACTGACGCTGGATGAAAAATCTGGGGATGAGTATGAGCAGATCGGTTTCTACCCGCTATGGGGCATGGGATATGATGTCTGGCTGCTGAACGCAAACGGTGAAAACTACATTGACCAGGAAGGGAACGTCAGCCTGAACACAGAAACCAACGTGGACGTCCTAAACTGGCTCTCAGCATGGCGCGACCGACTCGGCGCTGATACGGTCGATTCATTCCAGGCGAAGTTTGAAAGCAACCAAGGCCATCCGTTCCTGTCTGGCGAATTGGCAATGATGGCAGCAAACATGAACTTTTATACACAGATCCGTGATTACGCACCTGACTTGAATTTCGGTGTAGCACCACTTCCGGCATATGAAGCCGGTGCTCCTAACACAAGCTGGGGCGGTGGATTCGTTGCTGAAATTCCAAAAGGCTCAGATAGCCCGGAAGCAGCACTTGAATTCATGAAGTACCTGACCGATGTGGAAGCACAGACCTACTGGGCAGTAAAGAACTTTGATATCGTGGCAAATATTGAAGCGGCAGAATTGGCTGCAGAATCAGAAGAATTGAGTGAAGACGGTCAAATGGTCTATGAAACGGGAACAGAAAATATGGAGTATACACTCCAGACGCCGGTTCCGACCATGGCACCTGATTTTTATACACTGGTGAATCCGGAAGTCGATGAGTTCTTCCTGGGTGAACAATCTGCTGAAGAAGCGCTGCAAAACGCACAGGATGCTGTGGAAAACTTGGTTGAACAAAATCAATAA